In Lemur catta isolate mLemCat1 chromosome 1, mLemCat1.pri, whole genome shotgun sequence, one DNA window encodes the following:
- the C1H15orf61 gene encoding uncharacterized protein C15orf61 homolog: MEALRRAHEAALRLLLCGPWASGAASRPKPRASEVLTRHLLQRRLPHWTSFCVPYSAVRNDQFGLSHFNWPVQGANYHVLRTGCFPFIKYHCSRAPWQDLAQQNRFFTALKVVNLGIPTLLYGLGSWLFARVTETVHTSCGPITVYFLNKEDEGAMY; the protein is encoded by the exons ATGGAGGCCCTTCGGCGGGCCCACGAGGCCGCGCTCCGGCTGCTGCTGTGCGGGCCCTGGGCCTCGGGCGCCGCCTCCCGCCCGAAGCCCCGCGCCTCGGAGGTGCTGACGAGACACCTGCTGCAGCGGCGCCTGCCGCACTGGACCTCCTTCTGCGTGCCCTACAGCGCCGTCCGCAACGACCAGTTCGGCCTCTCGCACTTCAACTGGCCGGTGCAGGGCGCCAACTACCACGTCCTGCGCACCGGCTGCTTCCCCTTCATCAAGTACCACTGCTCCAGGGCGCCCTGGCAGGACCTGGCCCAGCAGAACCGCTTCTTCACGGCGCTCAAGGTCGTCAACCTCG gtattccaACTTTATTATATGGACTTGGCTCCTGGTTATTTGCCAGAGTCACAGAGACTGTGCATACCAGTTGTGGACCAATaacagtttattttctaaataaagaagATGAAGGTGCCATGTATTGA